The Scophthalmus maximus strain ysfricsl-2021 chromosome 14, ASM2237912v1, whole genome shotgun sequence region TTCAAGTAGTAGTCAGTCATGGGATTCCTGGAATATTGTGAACTTTTGACGATGGAGTTGTTGGATACACAGGTTtattccagatttttttaacGTGGAGTTTGTCTATACATCAAAAATCTAaacagatttaaattttttgccatGGGTAAAATGATCTGCtgtaaattataatattaataatacaaaaagagaaaagcaaagttTTTCTGTAACTTCAGATCTCTTATTCTGCTACTCACCTTAGTTCTCTCTGTTTTAAGGAGTGGTTGTCTAAAGGCCATGGGGAGTACAGAGAAATCTCAAGTGAGAAAGATTTTTTCAGCGAGGTCAAAGACACCAAGAATGTCGTCTGCCACTTCTACAGAAGTTCCACCTTCAGGTAAGTTCAtagaatgtatttattcagGTCGATTAAGACCATTATGTGACAGAGCAACAGGTTGTACAACTGAGAAATTTAATCCGAGGATAAAAGATTAGTCAATTAATTGATGTCAGTTTACTGTACATATAATAGATAATTTATCATTTCAGTAATTcatcaatttttaatttatagtaGCTTCACTGTGCCGTCATCATGCTGCTTAACATGacgtctgttttctttccctcatgTGCAGATGTAAGATCCTCGACAAACACTTGACCACCTTGGCAAAGAAGCACGTTGAGACCAAATTCATCAAACTGAATGTAGAAAAGGCCCCGTTTCTGACGGAGAGGCTGCGGATCAAGACCATTCCCACGCTGGCTTTGCTGATTGATGGGAAAACAAAGGATTACGTGGTTGGATTCACTGACCTGGGAAACACAGACGAGTTTCCCACAGAGATGCTTGAGTGGCGACTTGGTTGTGCAGATGTTATCAACTACAGGTGAGACGTGGACTCcctccttttgtcttttaaggCTTTTGTAGCATGTGCTGTTGAAAACATCAGTGCTGTGACTCTGCCTTAATGCTGGCATTACTCTTTTCCTCCTGTCCCAGTGGAAACCTGATGGAGCCTCCCACAGTGAAGCAGAGGTCCGGCACAAAGTTCACAAAAGTGGAGAAGAAAACCATCAGAGGAAAAGCTTACGACTCGGACTCAGATTCCGGAGATGACTAAAAGAAATCATTGACAGCCGTCTGGTTTTCTCTCTCAGGGCTACCTCATGAAACACAAAAGTCCAGCTGACAGCCcgctttcatttttcttctcccgttccctctcctctcccctcatctcaGTGTCTTACCTCGTCATTACAAACATCCATGTTTTGATTTACCAGATTTCCAATccaattattttattaaagcATTCGTCATATTTTTGCCACCACCCTCAATGAAttgtctgccattttttttgttaaaataataatgacatagTGAGGTCTAACAGTCAGAGACAACTAGTCAGGAAACTTCCTTCTTGCATTTGTTTCAACTTTGAATACTATTCGGTCTATTGTctaatcaaaagacaaaaaaaataaataaaacaaatagaaaatgagCGATTTTCAATGTAGTCTCTCGTCTTTTGGACTCCACTAGTATACATTCACTTCAACACAGACATTACACATCCGACTGAAGAGGATGTGTCACTGCCCCAGTCGTCTATCAAAAAGCTCTTTGCTTTGCTGTTGATTTTGTCTCTTCATTGGCTGAGTTCTTAAAACTATCTTGAATTACAGGTTTGCTCATTTAGGTAGTTCTTTATTTCCTTGTAACTGCCTCAAGTTAGAACAGAAATCATAATTCATGTGTGCCAAGATGATCTTTTTGCATCAAATGACATGTCCTTGTAGCAAGAGTGACTCAACTACTGCAAATAATAAAAGTAGTAATTGAAAAATCTCCTGTGATTTTTCGGATGGATTTTGTAATATTGTTATGGAATTAAAGTGGTCTGTATGAGTGAAGATGCTTTAAACTGACTTATTAGTCTGACTCAGCGGAGGTGATTGAGAACTTGTCTAcacaaagaaatttaaaagaCGCATgctgtatttcatttcaaaaagtcATTGTCTGTATGAATTGTTTATTGAAGAATATGAGCCATCCCCTGTTTCTAAACTGTCATGGAAAAGATTAACATTTTTCCAGTTGTGGCAGCTGTATGTTTGACTAATGGGATGGGaggcagacaaaacaaacaattgccAAACTAATAACTTTCAAACCTGCAACACAGACAGTTTTTTACTCAGCAAAATGATTCAGACGACAGAGTAATCATGGTTGTCTTGGTTCATTAAGCAGACCCCTAGTTTAGAAGGACCTGTGAAAGAGTTTGACAACAATCTGAATTTTTAAGTCCAATAACAACCTTCAGCTAGTGGAATCAGAATTGGTATATATGGAACACtttttttacatgatttatGTACAACTGAATTAT contains the following coding sequences:
- the txndc9 gene encoding thioredoxin domain-containing protein 9, with protein sequence MANPQIEMLAKALEQSAKLVEDQLDAQMSKLNELDEDDMERLKERRLEALKKAHKQKQEWLSKGHGEYREISSEKDFFSEVKDTKNVVCHFYRSSTFRCKILDKHLTTLAKKHVETKFIKLNVEKAPFLTERLRIKTIPTLALLIDGKTKDYVVGFTDLGNTDEFPTEMLEWRLGCADVINYSGNLMEPPTVKQRSGTKFTKVEKKTIRGKAYDSDSDSGDD